The stretch of DNA agttagtacaatgattaagttggaaatgggaggtgatcccattaacttaatcttggggcaattgggcccctgaaaaacccaaattgggccgaatggatcaacccattcggaccctgatttctgccaggtggttgaaccgcccaaggcaggaggttgcaccgcctgggctcagtctccgagcgagactgggaggtgcaaccgctccagccaggcggtggcactgcctgggctcaatctccgagtgagactaggcggtgcaacctcccctgacaggaggtggcaccgcttgggctcggtctccgagcactggctgagcggtgcaaccgcctcagtcaggaggttgcaccgcctgagctcggtcttcgagctctagcaagaggtgcaatcgcccctgacaggaggtggcaccgcctagaggctcagtcttcgagctctgccaggcggtgcaaccgcctaatcccggaattccgggaattgacagttttgagctccaaatttgaactgggttggggcctataaataccccacccattcagcactgaaagagcactgaacacataccgaaatcttaatcttgttctgtgatttttagagctcaaaattgttgtaaaggccaaaagttcttctccctcttttcttccaagttctgagctataaagagaggagagaaaattctgtaagggttatctcctaagcccgtcaaaaggagtaaaactgtaaaagggtggttggccttcgcctattgaaggaaggcctctatttgacgtcggtgaccttgtcggtggaggaagttaaaagtggagtaggtcaagattgaccgaactactctaaatctcggtttgcatttactttgagtatattatctttactgcaaacctcctctaaagcttaccgctttctgcgcatatacgatcgggtttcaaactttgcactttccgaatcagcgtttagacgtaaatctattttttcgtacgatcatcatatttcagtttgcgtttacgttttgatttctatcataactgcaaactgcctttatatccttgcttaaactgcatctcgcctaatcaagtgatttacgaatcagcatttagacgtaaatcagtttcttcgtacgaacatcatattttagtttgcgcttatattctggttttcatcataactgcaaactgccttcatagattgactttaacgtcatctcgtttgatcttaagttaaagtaatcttagaatcagctttcacaccgaaatcacttttaacgaacgaacgtagtttttatcgttgaaagatttccgctgcactaattcaccccccccctcttagtgctcttgatcctaacaatattcacatatattatttatatatttatatgttcaTTTTTATTCATATGCAAGTtagtatttaattaaaaataatagtattttttaacttaaaatattATCCTGACAATGATGTGACTCCATACTAGTTGAGTCGGCAATATCAGAAGTCTAAGATCCTGACTTCAAAAATTAATAGTTATATTTTAAAATGAATAAAGGGATAAATGTGAGAAATTgatgaatgaaaaaaaaataaatttatataatattcACTATATTTTTTCCACACGCTTCATATATAGGGACTATGAGACATGCATGTATCTTGCGATTCATGCACCTCATAACGATATATTAATCTTTTCTCGGTGTTAGCCAACCAAAATCCAAGTAACGTTGGGTGTCTCCCCATAGTAATATGTTTCCACGAGGTATACCCGTGGGTAGCCAGGAAATAAAAATCATTGCTTATCGCGCGTCCGCCGAAATGGGTGGGACCGACACTTCTCGCTTCCCGCTAAGTCTTAAAGAAACGAGCGGATCTGGGCGCACGTCACCGACACGTGGCTGTGGCTCGTCCTTTGATGTCTTGTCTTGAACCGGACCAATGTAGCTGGGAACCACATAAAAAGAAACTAGTCTTTTCTTGTGTGGGTCCGGCTGTGGGACCCTGACTTCCTCCGGTAGATAGATATTAGGGAGGCCGGAAGGTCAGAACGTAGAGGATAAATAGTCATTACTTCGTCGCGGTTGTCCTCATCCCGACGGCTTCGACTTCCGCCTCATGCGTTAATGGCCATTTACTTCCACTGCTCCTTCCCTCACCATTTTATACGCTACTGGTAGTGCATTCAGAATTGTCTCCTCCACCTGGAGTCACACCGAATCTTACCGGGATGGGCACAGTGAACGGAGACTCTGCCGCTGGTCTCGTCGTGAGCTTCGGCGAGATGCTGATCGACTTCGTGCCCACCGTGTCCGGAGTGTCGCTGGCGGAGGCGACCGGGTTCCTGAAGGCACCCGGCGGCGCTCCCGCCAACGTGGCCATAGCCGTGGCGCGGCTCGGTGGGCTCTGtgccttcgtcggcaagctcggcGACGACGAGTTCGGCCGCATGCTGGCCGCCATCCTGCGGGAGAACGGCGTCGACGACTCCGGCGTCACGTTCGACAACGGCGCACGCACCGCGCTGGCGTTCGTCACCCTCCGCGCCGACGGTGAGCGCGAGTTCATGTTCTACCGCAACCCCAGCGCTGACATGCTGCTCACCGAGGCCGAGCTCAACCTCGATCTCATCAGAAAGGTGTTTTACCTCTTCTCTCTTCCTTCTGTAATATTTGGTCTGTAATTTCTCCTTACCATCTCGTTTGATCGATCCAATAACTGTAACTGAAATGTGTTCGTACCTATGGATGGATCTGCAGGCTGCAGTCTTTCACTACGGATCTATAAGTCTGATCACGGAGCCCTGCAGGTCAGCTCACTTGAAGGCCATGGAGGTAGCCAAGGAAACAGGGGCGCTGCTCTCCTACGATCCCAACCTCCGGCTGCCTCTGTGGCCGTCGGCGGCGGAGGCCAGGAAGCAAATCTTGAGCATCTGGGACCAGGCCGACATCATCAAGGTCAGCGACGTCGAGCTAGAGTTCCTGACCGGCCAAGACTCGGTGGAAGATGAAGTGGCCATGCAACTCTGGCGCCCAACCCTCAAGCTCCTCTTGGTCACCCTCGGCGAGAAGGGATGCAAGTACTACACCGAGGTATCTCGATCTCCGCCTCTTTGCCATGCTCGTCAAACAAGCGAGATCTGAAGGTTACTGCACCGATCTCTCTTGCTTGTCAGGATTTCCACGGAATCGTCGACTCCTTCGCCGTCAAGCAGATCGACACGACCGGGGCAGGTGACGCGTTTGTCGGTGCACTGCTGAGGAGGATCGTCCATGACCAGTCTGTTCTGCAGGTTAGAAATACGAGAAACTTCGTGCTTCAGCGCAGCTTTACGAATGCTTACGAATAGGGTAATGGGTTGCATTCAGGACGAGAAGAGGCTGAGGGAGCTGCTGCGATTTGCTAATGCATGTGGAGCAATCACCACCACCAAGAAGGGAGCGATCCCGTCGTTGCCGAATGCGTCGGAGGCCATGCAACTCCTCGAAAGCGCATCAGACATGCTTGCTTAGATTTCCTTGTTCCACTTCCCTTTAATAAGGACTGTCGCAACTTGATTAGAATCTAAGTTGTCCTTCATGTGGTGTTTCTTCTAATGTTGATGCGCCATTTTGTTCTTCCGTCCACCCGATCCTTTTTCTTGAGTGCCATCAGGATCATACCATGGATCATGCTTCATTAAGACGAAGGGTGTCTGCATCACTAAGGATGGAATAATTAAGATTCAATTTGGTATTCAACACACCGTAATGTTGATCAGTTTAATTGACTCATCGTAGAATGACAGCACCTTCTATATATTACACTTGCATAGGATTTGACTAAAACAAGTAATCGGATCGGATTGTGATTGGATGAATGGGTTATTGAGTCTATTGAAGCCATAAAATGATATGGTCCGTCCAACTGTCTATCACTTAGCAAATTGTACAGAGTCGCAAACTGGGAGCTACTTGTTTCCGCTTTCGGGTTAGCGGGTTAATCGCTGGTCAAATCCACCAAAGGAATCCGTCAAGGGATCCTTGGTTATTGAGCGGGCTAGCGAGTGTCCACGTTATCGGATCGGTTTGGATTCGTTGAGCGGGCTATTGAATTCGCTGATGCAAACATCGAGTCGACACGTTTCACCCGGTGCATTAGAACACTGATGCTACATTCGATACGAACGGTGGAGATGAGAAGGTCTTCACCGGTAACCGAGGTCTTCAGTACGAGAGACGGCGATTGGAGTAACAGCGTCGTCGGTCGATCGACTGGAATCCCTCGAGATGGTGCACCTTTTTGTTCTTCTCTTTTCCTATAGTAATTCTTCGGATTCTGTGAGGATTTAGGTCGATTGTTTGCTTGATGCATCTCTCTTTATAGTTTCTCGTCTCCTCTGTTGTTTAATCCTCGGTTTGATACGACGCCTCTGGATCGAAGTTTCTTGGCGTCTTTGGTTGCTTAAGTGCTTCCTTCTTTGTGGTTTCAAGACTTTTATGACAATCCGGCTCGTCAATTGTGTGGTCGCGTTATGATAAGGTTTTAAGTTGCTAAGTTTCGCTTTGATTTTaagttttctttccttctttctttggaATAGTTTTACTTCGATAAGATAATTTAGCACTTTATTCCTTAAATTTCCTCACTCAAATCTTAATAtttcgtaaatatcttaaataGCACTTATGAAAAGGAAAGCAAAGAGGAAGATAAATACAGACTGCTGGGAAAGCAATTAGCAATAGATGCCTCGTTCGAGCCAGTGATGGCATGAAGACCATCTCTGCTATGGTAAGCTGTCAACTAATTAGTTTTATTGTCCTAACTTCAGAACAACTTATCAAACATGTGCTGCAAAATTTTCGTTCATAATTAATTAGCTATAGTTAAAAGACAATAGGCTTGTTGAGCATCTGAAATTTATCAATTCTTCATGTCAATGTGATGCCATAAAAGGTTAGATTATTTACTGAACATAATAGCTTTCAATTTTTTCTAAACATTTTCTTTTGTCTCTTCCATTCCAATGTGAATATTAGTCCTTTTAGATTCTGAAACACCTTCCATAGGCTGCATTTAGCTTTAGGAATTTGAAAAGGCACGAGACAAATAAATCTGGCATGGTTGTCATACGATGTTATAACACTGTTGTTTGATTAGTAATCATTATGTGTACATTTTGTAATAATTGTTATTTTTGTCCCCTCTAGTGAGTTTGCTTCTAACAATTATGGTTTTTATGCAACGAGCAATAGGAAGGTTGTTGGATTCTGCATTCTTGCATTTGATTGAGATTTATTACCATGTCGATGTGCTCAATACTCATTAAATTTCAGCAATAtgaaaaaagttcatgaaattaaaaaataagccaCCGTTCTATATCAATTGGTGAGGTATGACTATGTCGAAAGTTGTACCCATGATATCAGAGTTGCTAATGACCTGGAAGTAACTCAAAGCTGCTGGTTTGGTTCACagaatatgattgtttggaaggtAATATTGATGGTTAGGCAATCATATTGTTTCTTTTTTAACTTCTGTGCGTTTTCCTGAACTTTTACTTTATTCTTGCTTCCTGAGCATTAGTTTTCAAGCTGAGTGTACATTATTGGTTGTATTGTGACCATAATATCATGCAACTCTTGAACTTAGAATGGAGCAACATGCAAGGATGGAAGAGAAAGACTATGTaccattaaatcataaaaaatcatgAGTACTTTTTTGGAATCTTGTATGTTTTGTTATGATTCGGTCAATCACTCGCTGGATTTTTAGGCATAGAGATTTTATGGATTTTCATTGGATCAATATCAAACCTTCAACAGTTTAAATGTGTGTGCATTTCACTATACTGTGATATTGTGTTGTTTGTTATCCTTCAGTCGACCATTTACTGGATTTGGCATTGTGGATTTTCACTGGATCAATACCAAACCTTAAACAGTTTAGATGATTGTGCATTTCACTTTACTTTGTGGATAAGAATTTAATTCAATAAAAAGCTAATTTGGCCCTTCCAAGAAAGAAGTATTGGATGACAGAAGTGAATTGTAGGGATCTAGCAGTTGCTCTTGAATGCAATTGTTAATTGGCTATGGAAATAGATGACTTGTCAGTTCTCTTGAAGGATCATTAAAAATTTCAAACTTGTATGTGGATGTCCTTAAAGCTTACGTAagtgttttgaagatcagggagtGGAAGGATAAGAAGAAGACTGCTGATCTCAAGAAGAAACAAGCTTCATTTAAGAAAAACTCACAATGAGTCAAATTTGTGATGCTTTTGTTCCATGGGCTTTGTGTGATTGAGCAACCTATATAATGAGCCAAAATTGACTATCTTGTCATATTCAAATTAATTTTCTGCTGCTGTTTTTCATGACTGTGAGGCAATGTGTGAATATTGGAAATAGGGTGGCACGCTGATGCTGTCATGCAATAGTCATGCAATATGATGATGTATGGATATTGCACGACAGTGAGGCAATGTAagaattaacttgaaagcatcaaTTCATTGCTGATGCTGTTAGTTGTTAAATGTGGCTAAAAGGCTGACTTTTTGGGATGTTCAATGTCATTGGTTTTGCTTAAATGATAATTTCCGTGGTGCTGCCTTATTCTGAATGAATTAGCAACCAGCTTTATTCTCATTCCAACTATGGAGAATTAAGAGGTCAAGTTGAAAATATTGTTATTATGATTATGCTTCATGATTGCAGTTGGATTTCGCTTCTCTTCGAGACAACAACAGGTTGTGGTTTTCTAAACTAATGCCGTTATTCTATGGTCCATGGATACAAAAAGATTGTACGCTCAATTAGGTCCACATGACAATTGGTATAATGAAGCTTTTTGCTGAGGAACTCTCCATCATAACCATGGAGAGAATGGATAaaattgagaaaattttcaaaattatgagacCTTAGACTGAAGCTGCATTTTCCATGAGCCTAGCAATTTTTCTGATCATTGTACATATTGTAATCAGGTAGAATATGTGTAGTTCATCTAGAGTTGCTCAATTAGCACTTTTTTTCTTGTGACAGGAACCACAAGCACTGATCAGTTGAATTTGTTTTGCAAGAGAGGGACTGCTGTCATGCCTGCTGAACAGCATTCCCTGTGAGGCGAATTGATTGGACGTTCTTGTATGTTTTGTTTTATACTCAttaaacattttatttcattggtctccattgttttttttttttttttttttttttttttctgattttgaacCCAAAAGCTGGGTTCGGAGAGAATGACAGTGCTTGTGTCTATTGAAGCTTTTGTGCAAAATCAAATTCACTTCGTTGAATTGCAAATGTTGAGCTATAAGCGTGCAAATTGCAGACCTGTAACAGGTTAGATGTTGTTTGACTATTACTCAGAATATAGCTAAAGCAGCATGTCATGACAAAGTAATTGATATTTAGAATCATGGTTCTTAGATTAGTCATCATTGAATTGCTGCGTGTATATTTCATGTGGAGGAAGGAAAATAACATGACAATTCCCTTTAAATTGATCTGTCAGCAAACAAACTTGAGATGCCCTTTTACATCTTCTCTAGAtggaacaaaagaagaaaattatatCAAAGAATCAATAGTAAAAATTGGATGCCTTTTTCTTCACTACTTTTCCTCTGTTTTATACAGGAACAGGATGCTGCAGTCTGCCGTTCCCCCTCGGCCACCGCTAGTGACCGGGGCCCTTCGGGCTGGAGCCGGACGGCAACCTCGCCATCCACGTCGCCAGCGCTGCCCTCGCCTTCTCGTACATGCCGCCCGTGTACGCCAGATAGTTCGCGCCGTCGAAGCCACCCGGGGCAGGCCTCGCTGCATCAGCTCTCTCGATGCTCGATATGGCGGCGATCGagacgacgatgacgacccagatGACGCAAGACCTTAGAGAAGCCATGGCAGGGTGTTTCGATGGAGGGCTCGATACCGGAGGATGGCTCTTCCTTATACTGTAAACCCCCGCAGGAAAATCTTGCTCGAGTCGATGGTGGTAGCACGAGCTCGGGAATATATATAAGAGGGCGAGGTAGGTGACGGTGGTTTTCGTGTTGACTAAAAGGGGTTTGAAATGGTCAAAAGTGAGAAAAGGAGGACGAGTTTGACTGTTGTCTGTCTCGTGTTCCGAAGGTATCAGAGCTGAGAGCTGGCCAAGTCTTGGACGGTGGCAGCTGTGTGATAATTTGGACTCGGAGTTGTTGACCTTCGGCCACTGgtctttgaaatgtaatgttgtcTGGGATCAGAGCGGCTATTTGGGGTGCTTTCCTGGCACCTGCTACGGAGACTTAGAATAGAGATTAAATGCCTATTTGTCAAAGACATTAGAAAGCAAATAAAAGAAACAAGCATTTCTAAACGGTAATTAACGCTAATAATTATTGATTAAAAGGGAAAATTGTGAAAAAAGACACCTCTAACGGATTTTTTAAACGGATCGAATCAAATTTTTTGGATCTATATCTCCGATCCGTTTGAGCGGGTCGGTTTTGGATCATATGCGGGCTATCGGGTCCGTCAACACCCCTGGTTATATTTGATCCATCGACAGATCCGGATCCGACCACAAGCTAAACATTGCCTCTTCCTCGGCTTTGCTTTCTGCCTACGATACCCGCGTTCTTCCCTTGCTATTAAACACTTAAGTCACAACGGGCCCTACTTGTAACTCTATACTTAAGGAGTCCTAAACGGTCATCAGAAAAGGGCCTTCAAAACCCTAATCGTCACCCGCTTCGCGATCCTCCATCGACGTCTCCCATGGCGGAAGAGCCGAAGAATGGTGACGCCGTCGGAAGCGGAGTCGGTGGTCGGGAGGCCGAGGAGGAGCAGGTGGTGAACCCGTGGGAGGTGACGGCGAAGGACGGGGGGAAGATCGACTACGACAAGTTGATCGAGAAGTTCGGGTGCCAGCGACTCGAGGAACCGCTCGTACGGCGCGTCGAGCGGCTCACCGGACGCCACGCGCACGTCTTTCTCCGCCGCGGCGTGTTCTTCGCCCACAGGTCCGGCTTTTTTTTTCGCTCTCCTTATTTCTGGTTCCTTTCGGTCTTTCGGTGCTGTTCTTGAAGTCATGCTTGTTATTGGTTGGTTCTGGGTAGGGACTTCAATGAGATACTTGATGTCTATGAGAGGGGCGAGAAGTTCTACCTCTACACGGGCAGAGGGCCTTCCTCTGAGGCGTTACATTTTGGGCATTTGGTGCCCTTCATGTTCACTAAGTAGGTGTCACTGTCTGTAAGTTACTCTTCCTAAATACATTTCTATGTTCATCATGAAATTTGTTAGCTTATGTTAGTAAAAGCGTTTCACTGTTTATCAAATATAGAATAATACTTGCTCCACTTGCTTGAGGTTCTAGCTATTTTGATTTTCTTCCATATGGTGTTAAGGTGGTACGTGTCAAAACTTTGATTTTTCTAGTATATTCTGGATGTTTCTTGCTCCTGAGGGTTTTGAAAATTGTGTATAAGTTACATCCATTTCTTTGGCTGAATGAAATTCATAATAAGGAAAATTCGGTGATGGTATTTTGCTAATTGACTACAAAGGACAAAGTCCATACTCATCTCATACTTCATCTCTATGATATTTATCTTTTAGCAGGAATATTGAAATTTTTAAGAATTCTAATTTATTACTGAGGTACCAAGTCACATCCTGGAGGAAATCTTCATCAATATGTTCTTATTGATAACTATGGTTAATGTTGTCCTTATTCTTTTGCTTTGTTGGTTACATCTTTCACCGTTTGATGAGAAAATCTTTTTAGGATAACAAATGCACTGAACCTTCCCAAGTATCTCTTTTTGCTAGTTAGCAAGCAAATCATAGGGGATTACTTTGGTTTTCAGGCTCACTAGGCCCCTGAACTAACCCCGACATATGGGCTCCTAACTATTTTTGGATTTTGGGACAATAAATTATTCTGAGATGAGCAATTATCTTCGTGCACCTAGGTGGGGCCTAGGTGGTTACCTTAAACCCCAAGGCCCAATATGTTCTCTAAAAGGCTGGTGGACTGCTTATTGTAAAGGTTCAGATTTATTGGATAATAGGATTTGAGTTTAAAAAAGGATGGAAATGAGAATATACATCATTATGAGAAAGGCTCTGGTAGATTTTTTTGTTAAACAAGTGACTACATATTGGGCCTCGGGGTAAATGTTTTAGATGTTCACCGTTGCACCTAGACCTTCTTCTTAACTCTTTGGGTCAATCCCAATGACTGCCTAGGTATTCTGACAACTTTGAAGGAGAAATCTCATCAGAATCTGATGAAGTATTTGACTGAAGTGATAAAGAAACCAATCTAATTCATTTCTTTTACTCATCACATTATATCCTACATGTTTTTGTAATATGTTAAATATGATCAGAAGCCAAAATTGTGATCTGATCATGGTTTTGAGCTACCATTTTCTACAGGTACTTGCAGGATGCTTTCAAGGTTCCTCTTGTAATACAGCTAACTGATGATGAAAAATGCATGTGGAAGAACCTAACAGTGGAAGAAAGTAAAAGGCTTGCTCGTGAGAATGCAAAAGACATAATTGCATGTGGATTTGACATAACAAGAACTTTCATTTTCTCAGATTTCAATTATGTTGGCGGGTAATGTCTCTATTATTCTTACGTTATTTCACTGGAATGGCAAATATGTAATATGTAAATATCTGGTCTTGTTCCATAAAtccactggtgtggtgaggtgaactATTCAGATTTCTGCCTTTGTGTTGGTTGAGAAAGATGTTCTTTCTTTAAAAAATTGTAGACAATGTTGATAGTTTATTACGTTTTGTCATGGATTCTAATGACCTGAGATTTATTTGCAGTGCCTTCTATGAGAATATGGTTAAGGTTGCAAAATGTGTCACATTTAATAAGGTGACTGCTAATAAATAACTTTTCTAATAATTATGGTTCTTGTTATATAACTTCTTTTATGTGCACAAGGTGTGCCATGTGTTAGTTTATTCAGTTTTCTATTGTGCTTTTCAAATGCAGGTTGTGGGAATATTTGGCTTTACCAATGAGGATCATATTGGCAAAATCAGCTTCCCACCTGTTCAGGTTCTATTTCAACACCTCTTGCTTTTGATTATGAGATAAATTTCCTTCAGGTCAACACAAAACACTTGCATAATTAGGTGCACTTAATATTACTATTTGAGCAAGTCAACATGGCGAATGTCTGGAAGTTGACAAGCTTTGTTCCTTGTAAGAAGTTTTGTTTTGAACCTTGCATGAATTTTCTGACCTTAGTTTGGCATAGTAACATCTATATCATCTGTATGCAAAATGTTCCTTACTGTTATTCTGTTAATGAAATGGACATGCTTATCTGTCGGAATTTGGCTTTGGTGATTGAACAAATAGTTACTAGAGCTTCATATGATTCCTGATCTTCTCAACTTATCTTTTGTAGGCTGTCCCATCATTTCCTAGTTCATTTCCACATCTCTTCTCAGGCAAAGACAACCTTCGTTGTTTGATCCCATGTGCCATCGACCAGGTGCTTCTCGCTGTCTGTAACCAAATTTCCAATTAAGATTTAACTTTTTTATATATCCTACAGATAATTGCTTACAATTTTTTTTCACTAGGTATTCCAAAATGTGTAATTCTTTTTATTTAATTGTTTGATGGTATTTCATGTTTATGTAGTTTATAGCAAAGAACGGTGAGGAGATTGCCTTCTTTATACATCAGAGTCCAGCATGAGAGACACTTCTTGTTTTATACAtgttttttaattttcatatgaaTGGACCATATTGGCCTATTGGTTTTAGTAACATCTCTTTCTTTGAAAGAATGGGAAAACAGGATATATATCTTGCACGAACTTGCATATTGTGTTTGTGCAGATGACCAGAGTTAAAGCATCCGGTACTAGCAATTGTTTATATAATGAAAAAAGTTAAACCTCTAAGAGTTATTTGAGGAATTCACAGCTGCTAAAATCTTTCCAAGTAAATTTTAGTTCCTTTTGCAATTCTACTCTGAGAGTGTCTTAGATTTAAGTTTATTTTCAGTGAACTTTTAATATTGACTTTTTACTGTTCTATAGATAAGCTTTTCAGTTTTGCAGTACATATCCACACTGTGATCATATGAGCATGTGTGTGAGGAAGAGCACATTGGTCTAGGTGTTTATGCAGATTGCTATGCGCTGACCCATTAGTACGTTGGCATGTTTTGCCATGTAACATGCCTCTCATGTTAAGTTCATTGGCTGCATGGGCATGCTCAATCGTTGTTTGAAAATGGTGTCCTCTCTATTAATTAATATGGCTAACTCTGATATGTGGGTTGTCAGCCATTTTCTAGTATATGCTGGTCTATCATATCGGACGGGAAAATTATGCCTTCACACATAGTTGAGTAACTGCAATTGTTATTCCAGATTTCGaactaaaataatttttctataatTTAATGGACATTGTCACTGTTGGACTATAGATAGAGTGTTTCTGTTAGATATTTCTAATTACTTGCAGAAATCTGCAGTAGATGAGTATGCTTaatatttcatccttctctttttGAGATGTAATCTTTCATCTTAAGACGAACTAAAATCAAAGATGCACTATATTTAAACGATATGACAATATATTTATCTTATCACTTAGTTAGCCTTTTACAGGAGCAACTCAAATTGTGCTTTAGTAAGTTTCTTATGATTTTGAGCAGACCATTAATGATGTCCTTCGTCCTATTTTTCTTTGCAAAGGATCCAATGTTTTGTTTTCATTTGTCTTGGCACGCA from Musa acuminata AAA Group cultivar baxijiao chromosome BXJ2-11, Cavendish_Baxijiao_AAA, whole genome shotgun sequence encodes:
- the LOC135627904 gene encoding fructokinase-1-like, whose product is MGTVNGDSAAGLVVSFGEMLIDFVPTVSGVSLAEATGFLKAPGGAPANVAIAVARLGGLCAFVGKLGDDEFGRMLAAILRENGVDDSGVTFDNGARTALAFVTLRADGEREFMFYRNPSADMLLTEAELNLDLIRKAAVFHYGSISLITEPCRSAHLKAMEVAKETGALLSYDPNLRLPLWPSAAEARKQILSIWDQADIIKVSDVELEFLTGQDSVEDEVAMQLWRPTLKLLLVTLGEKGCKYYTEDFHGIVDSFAVKQIDTTGAGDAFVGALLRRIVHDQSVLQDEKRLRELLRFANACGAITTTKKGAIPSLPNASEAMQLLESASDMLA
- the LOC135627903 gene encoding tryptophan--tRNA ligase, cytoplasmic; translated protein: MAEEPKNGDAVGSGVGGREAEEEQVVNPWEVTAKDGGKIDYDKLIEKFGCQRLEEPLVRRVERLTGRHAHVFLRRGVFFAHRDFNEILDVYERGEKFYLYTGRGPSSEALHFGHLVPFMFTKYLQDAFKVPLVIQLTDDEKCMWKNLTVEESKRLARENAKDIIACGFDITRTFIFSDFNYVGGAFYENMVKVAKCVTFNKVVGIFGFTNEDHIGKISFPPVQAVPSFPSSFPHLFSGKDNLRCLIPCAIDQDPYFRMTRDVAPRIGYQKPALIESSFFPALQGETGKMSASDPNSAIYVTDSSKDIKNKVNRYAFSGGQDSIENHRKYGANLEVDIPVKYLGFFLEDDAELDHIRKEYGAGRMLTGEVKKRLIEVLSELVERHQRARASVTDEMVDAFMAVRPLPHMFS